The following are encoded together in the Clostridia bacterium genome:
- a CDS encoding DUF1294 domain-containing protein, giving the protein MKTVLWIYACILGAASLVAFVAYGVDKAKAMQEGDRISERVLLALAVYGGAVGAFFGRVVFRHKTKKNYFTLVITFALLLQAAVLALLISKGGAR; this is encoded by the coding sequence ATGAAAACGGTTTTGTGGATATACGCCTGCATACTCGGCGCGGCTTCGCTCGTCGCCTTCGTTGCCTACGGCGTGGACAAGGCGAAGGCGATGCAGGAGGGCGACCGCATCAGCGAACGCGTCCTGCTCGCGCTCGCGGTCTACGGCGGCGCGGTCGGCGCGTTCTTCGGCAGGGTGGTCTTCCGCCACAAGACGAAGAAGAACTACTTTACGCTCGTGATAACCTTTGCGCTTCTGCTGCAGGCGGCGGTGCTTGCGCTGCTCATCTCGAAAGGGGGCGCGCGGTGA
- a CDS encoding ABC-F family ATP-binding cassette domain-containing protein: MQIVINNGSVEYDGEPVLTEINFAVRENEKIAVVGRNGCGKTTLLRALTGEVDMIKGTGESDFGFHKTGAPVVGCLKQTFEAGDERTLEEELLTAYSGLIETERAMAAALEAVERDGSEENAREYSRLQERFEDLGGYTYKKEYRTALKRFGFAESDLSRPLREFSGGQRTKLALLVLLLSKPQVLLLDEPTNHLDLSAVEWLEDYLVKYRGSIVIVSHDRMFLDKIVNVVYEIEYGETRRYSGNYTAFAAQKKENYERELKDALMRKKEVERLSALVERFRYKANKAKMAQAKLKQIERIGDTSAPRAADESVFRGAFAPERETVENALVCEHLRFGYGFPLGELDTVVKRGEKLGIIGDNGCGKSTLVKTLMKKIPALSGESRFGLHANVGYFDQTMTQNFSPLTVLEDFQKDFPNMTTGEARTALGAFLFSGEDVFKTVGELSGGEKVRLALCKIFRRRPNILLLDEPTNHMDMPGRDALEKLLADYTGTVIAVSHDRYFINRVCNRLAVFENGGLKLYDCGYSEYEKLRPREADEEAASGEKKPAAKKKYVSPLKERDRKLHRIGVLEEKIAVINARTAEISRILAEDAEVFSDYEKVAELTAEKEELEAKEAPLMEEWSSLVEDVG, translated from the coding sequence ATGCAGATTGTAATCAACAACGGCAGCGTCGAATACGACGGCGAGCCGGTGCTTACCGAAATAAACTTCGCCGTCCGCGAAAACGAAAAGATCGCGGTCGTCGGGCGCAACGGATGCGGCAAAACGACTCTGCTCCGTGCGCTGACCGGCGAGGTCGATATGATAAAAGGAACGGGCGAATCGGACTTCGGTTTCCACAAGACCGGAGCCCCCGTCGTCGGCTGCCTGAAGCAGACGTTTGAAGCGGGCGACGAAAGAACGCTTGAGGAGGAGCTGCTGACCGCGTATTCCGGGCTTATCGAAACGGAGCGAGCCATGGCTGCCGCGCTCGAAGCGGTCGAGCGCGACGGCAGCGAGGAGAACGCCCGCGAGTATTCGCGCCTTCAGGAGCGCTTCGAAGACCTCGGCGGCTACACCTATAAGAAGGAATACCGCACGGCGCTGAAGAGGTTCGGCTTCGCGGAGTCGGATCTTTCCCGCCCGCTGCGGGAGTTCTCCGGCGGCCAGCGCACGAAGCTCGCGCTGCTGGTGCTACTGCTTTCCAAGCCGCAGGTGCTTCTGCTCGACGAGCCGACGAACCACCTCGACCTTTCCGCGGTCGAATGGCTCGAGGATTATCTCGTGAAATACCGCGGCTCGATAGTCATAGTCTCGCACGACCGAATGTTCCTCGACAAGATCGTGAACGTCGTCTATGAGATCGAATACGGCGAAACGCGCCGCTACTCCGGCAACTACACCGCCTTCGCGGCGCAGAAAAAGGAGAACTACGAGCGCGAGCTGAAGGACGCGCTGATGCGCAAAAAGGAGGTCGAACGCCTCTCCGCGCTTGTCGAGCGCTTCCGCTATAAAGCAAACAAGGCGAAGATGGCGCAGGCGAAGCTCAAACAGATCGAGCGGATCGGAGACACCTCCGCGCCGCGCGCCGCTGACGAATCCGTCTTCCGCGGAGCGTTCGCGCCGGAGCGCGAAACGGTGGAGAACGCCCTCGTCTGCGAGCATCTGCGCTTCGGCTACGGTTTTCCGCTCGGCGAGCTGGACACCGTCGTCAAGCGCGGCGAAAAGCTCGGCATCATCGGCGATAACGGCTGCGGCAAGTCGACTCTCGTGAAAACGCTGATGAAAAAGATACCCGCGCTTTCGGGCGAAAGCCGCTTCGGACTGCACGCGAACGTCGGCTACTTCGACCAGACGATGACGCAGAACTTCTCGCCGCTTACGGTGCTGGAGGATTTTCAGAAGGACTTTCCGAATATGACGACGGGCGAAGCGCGCACCGCTCTCGGCGCGTTCCTGTTCAGCGGCGAGGACGTTTTCAAGACCGTCGGCGAGCTTTCCGGCGGCGAAAAGGTGCGCCTCGCGCTCTGCAAAATATTCCGCCGCAGGCCTAATATACTTCTGCTCGACGAGCCGACCAACCATATGGATATGCCGGGGCGCGACGCGCTCGAAAAGCTGCTCGCGGACTATACCGGCACCGTGATCGCCGTCTCGCACGACAGATACTTCATCAACCGCGTCTGCAACCGCCTCGCCGTCTTCGAGAACGGCGGGCTGAAGCTTTACGACTGCGGCTACTCCGAATACGAGAAGCTCCGCCCGCGCGAAGCTGACGAGGAAGCCGCCTCCGGCGAAAAGAAGCCCGCGGCGAAGAAAAAGTACGTTTCGCCGCTGAAGGAGCGCGACCGCAAGCTCCACCGCATCGGCGTCCTTGAGGAAAAGATCGCCGTCATCAACGCGCGAACGGCGGAAATATCCCGCATACTCGCCGAAGACGCGGAGGTTTTCTCCGACTACGAAAAGGTCGCGGAGCTGACCGCCGAAAAAGAAGAGCTCGAGGCGAAGGAAGCGCCGCTTATGGAGGAATGGTCCTCGCTCGTCGAGGACGTCGGATAA
- a CDS encoding GGDEF domain-containing protein: MKFISNLRNRGVSQRKLNYVTVGLAILFSVLLLVSVYLTMSGYNAMRKATDDYIDLEKAATGMRVGSDYLTEQVRAFVVTGDRKYCDNYFNEANVTKRRDNALETIEQHLSETSAAQSLRASKEASDRLMESEYHAMLLTIAADSDYKLDDFPELKSTGNMVPQDEMRLTPEEMMKKAREIVFDTEYLRQKEAIMAKLDECLDYIETDTRAKEVDAADHMRGRLALQQVYIFALILIVLVMVVLTAVLVTGPLLRAIPRIRDDQPLDVTGAYEYRFLAKTYNRIYGSNKEKTARLAYQATHDELTGAYNRAGYEQVCNVVCANDYAMIIIDIDHFKGFNDTHGHDVGDRVLVKVSETLKNHFRSDDYISRIGGDEFVVLMTNVTEEFTDLIKKKINSVNAELAKPEDPEIAASVSVGVAFGGDDVSIRTVFKRADNALYQVKREGGGDCRFAE; encoded by the coding sequence ATGAAGTTTATTTCAAACCTGCGCAACAGAGGCGTTTCGCAGAGAAAACTGAATTACGTTACGGTCGGCCTTGCCATACTTTTTTCCGTACTGCTGCTCGTCTCGGTCTATCTGACGATGAGCGGCTATAACGCCATGCGCAAGGCGACGGACGATTATATCGATCTCGAGAAGGCGGCCACGGGAATGCGCGTCGGTTCCGATTACCTTACCGAACAGGTACGCGCCTTCGTCGTGACGGGCGACCGTAAGTATTGCGATAACTACTTCAACGAAGCGAACGTTACGAAGCGCAGGGACAACGCGCTTGAAACGATAGAGCAGCATCTTTCCGAAACTTCGGCGGCGCAGTCGCTGAGGGCGTCGAAGGAGGCGTCCGATCGCCTCATGGAGAGCGAATACCACGCGATGCTTCTTACGATAGCCGCAGACAGCGACTATAAGCTGGACGATTTCCCCGAGCTTAAATCCACCGGCAATATGGTTCCGCAGGACGAGATGCGGCTCACTCCGGAAGAAATGATGAAGAAAGCGCGCGAGATAGTGTTCGATACCGAATACCTTCGCCAGAAGGAAGCGATAATGGCGAAGCTCGACGAGTGCCTTGACTACATCGAGACCGATACGCGCGCGAAGGAGGTCGACGCTGCCGATCATATGCGCGGCAGACTCGCGCTCCAGCAGGTGTACATATTCGCGCTCATTCTCATCGTGCTTGTAATGGTCGTGCTTACCGCGGTGCTCGTTACCGGCCCTCTGCTCCGCGCTATACCGCGCATACGCGACGACCAGCCGCTCGACGTGACGGGTGCGTACGAATACCGCTTCCTCGCGAAAACGTATAACCGTATCTACGGCAGCAACAAAGAGAAGACCGCGCGTCTTGCGTATCAGGCTACTCACGACGAGCTGACCGGCGCGTATAACCGCGCGGGCTACGAGCAGGTGTGCAACGTCGTGTGCGCGAACGATTACGCGATGATCATTATCGACATAGACCACTTCAAGGGCTTCAACGACACTCACGGCCACGACGTCGGCGACAGGGTGCTCGTCAAGGTTTCGGAAACGCTGAAAAACCACTTCCGCTCCGACGATTATATAAGCCGTATTGGCGGCGACGAATTCGTCGTGCTTATGACGAACGTAACGGAGGAATTCACCGACCTTATCAAGAAAAAGATCAACAGCGTCAACGCCGAGCTCGCAAAGCCGGAGGATCCGGAGATTGCGGCTTCTGTCAGCGTAGGCGTCGCCTTCGGCGGAGATGACGTTTCGATAAGGACCGTCTTCAAGCGTGCCGATAACGCGCTTTACCAGGTCAAGCGCGAAGGCGGAGGCGACTGCAGATTCGCAGAGTGA
- a CDS encoding YegP family protein, with translation MGKFVIKQTKTGFVFNLKAGNGEVIAVSEVYSAESTCKNGIASVKKNAGAHVEDQTVENFEVLKNPKYEVYTDKKGEFRFRLKAANGEIIATGEGYKAKASCLNGIASIGKNAPDAEIVSE, from the coding sequence ATGGGAAAATTCGTTATTAAGCAGACCAAGACCGGATTCGTATTCAACCTCAAGGCCGGCAACGGCGAAGTCATCGCCGTCTCGGAGGTTTACTCCGCCGAATCGACCTGCAAGAACGGCATCGCCAGCGTCAAGAAGAACGCGGGCGCTCACGTCGAGGATCAGACCGTCGAGAACTTCGAGGTCCTCAAGAACCCGAAGTACGAAGTCTACACCGATAAGAAGGGCGAGTTCCGCTTCCGCCTGAAGGCCGCCAACGGCGAGATCATCGCCACCGGCGAAGGCTACAAGGCCAAGGCGAGCTGCCTGAACGGCATCGCCAGCATCGGCAAAAACGCTCCCGACGCGGAGATCGTCAGCGAGTAA
- a CDS encoding tetracycline resistance ribosomal protection protein Tet(W), giving the protein MNIINIGILAHVDAGKTTLTESLLYASGTISEPGSVEKGTTRTDTMFLERQRGITIQTAVTSFQWHSCKVNIVDTPGHMDFLAEVYRSLAVLDGAILVLSAKDGVQAQTRVLFHALRKLNIPTIIFINKIDQVGIDLESVYQSVRDKLSADIIIKQTVSLSSKITLTENTSAEVWDSVIENNDELLAKYIAGESISQKELAQEEQRRVQDASLLPVYHGSAKNGLGIQQLMDAVIGLFQSTKEQGSAALCGRVFKVEYTDCGQRLVYLRLYSGTLRLRDTVALAGREKLKITEMRIPSKGEIVRTDTAHKGEIVILPSDSLRLNDILGDKTQLPREMWSDVPFPMLRTTITPKTAEQRDRLLDALTQIADTDPLLHYEVDSTTHEIILSFLGRMQLEVVSALLTEKYKIETAVKEPTVIYLERPLKVASHTIHIEVPPNPFWASIGLSVTPLPLGSGVKYESRVSLGYLNQSFQNAVMDGIRYGLGQGLCGWNVTDCKICFEYGLYYSPVSTPADFRSLAPIVLEQALKKSGTQLLEPYLSFTLYAPQEYLSRAYHDAPKYCATIETAQIKKDEVVFTGEIPARCIQAYRTDLAFYTNGRSVCLTELKGYQATVGEPIIQPRRPNSRLDKVRHMFSKIP; this is encoded by the coding sequence ATGAACATTATCAATATCGGGATTCTTGCCCATGTAGATGCGGGCAAGACGACACTGACAGAAAGCCTGCTGTATGCCAGCGGAACCATTTCAGAGCCGGGGAGCGTCGAAAAAGGGACAACGAGAACGGACACTATGTTTTTGGAGCGGCAGCGTGGAATTACCATTCAAACGGCAGTCACTTCTTTCCAGTGGCACAGTTGTAAAGTCAATATTGTGGATACTCCCGGCCACATGGATTTCTTGGCAGAGGTATACCGCTCTCTGGCTGTTTTGGACGGGGCCATCTTGGTGCTCTCCGCTAAAGATGGCGTGCAGGCCCAGACCCGTGTTCTGTTCCATGCCCTACGGAAATTGAACATCCCCACCATTATCTTTATCAACAAGATCGACCAGGTTGGCATTGATTTGGAGAGCGTATATCAGTCTGTTCGGGATAAGCTCTCCGCTGATATTATCATCAAGCAGACAGTGTCGCTGTCCTCGAAAATAACTCTGACAGAAAACACTAGTGCAGAGGTGTGGGATTCGGTCATCGAAAATAACGATGAGTTATTGGCAAAGTATATCGCAGGAGAATCAATCAGTCAGAAAGAACTTGCGCAAGAAGAACAGCGGCGAGTTCAAGACGCCTCCCTGCTCCCGGTCTATCATGGTAGCGCCAAAAACGGCCTTGGCATTCAACAGTTGATGGATGCGGTGATAGGGCTGTTCCAATCGACCAAGGAACAGGGGAGCGCCGCCCTGTGCGGTAGAGTTTTTAAGGTGGAGTATACAGATTGCGGCCAGAGGCTTGTCTATCTGCGGCTATACAGCGGAACGCTGCGTCTGCGGGATACGGTGGCCCTAGCCGGGAGAGAAAAGCTGAAAATCACAGAGATGCGTATTCCATCCAAAGGGGAGATTGTTCGGACAGATACCGCCCATAAGGGCGAAATTGTCATCCTTCCCAGCGACAGCTTGAGATTAAACGATATATTGGGGGACAAAACCCAACTTCCTCGTGAAATGTGGAGTGATGTTCCCTTCCCTATGCTGCGGACGACGATTACGCCAAAAACGGCAGAGCAAAGAGACCGGTTGCTGGACGCTCTTACGCAAATTGCGGATACTGACCCGCTTTTGCACTACGAGGTGGATTCCACCACCCATGAGATCATTCTTTCTTTTTTGGGTCGGATGCAGTTGGAGGTTGTTTCCGCTTTGCTGACGGAAAAATACAAGATTGAAACAGCAGTGAAGGAACCCACCGTCATTTATTTAGAGCGGCCGCTCAAAGTGGCCAGTCACACCATCCATATCGAGGTGCCGCCTAACCCGTTTTGGGCATCTATCGGACTGTCTGTTACACCGCTCCCGCTTGGCTCCGGTGTAAAATACGAGAGCCGGGTTTCCCTGGGATACCTGAACCAGAGTTTTCAAAACGCTGTCATGGATGGTATCCGTTACGGTTTGGGGCAAGGCTTGTGTGGCTGGAACGTAACGGACTGTAAGATTTGCTTTGAATACGGACTTTACTATAGCCCGGTCAGTACGCCGGCGGACTTCCGCTCATTGGCCCCGATTGTATTGGAACAGGCATTGAAGAAATCTGGGACGCAGTTGCTGGAACCTTATCTCTCCTTCACCCTCTATGCGCCCCAGGAATACCTTTCCAGGGCTTATCATGATGCGCCGAAATACTGTGCCACCATCGAAACGGCCCAGATAAAAAAGGATGAAGTTGTCTTTACTGGCGAGATTCCCGCCCGTTGCATACAGGCATACCGTACTGATTTGGCCTTTTACACCAACGGGCGGAGTGTGTGCCTGACGGAACTGAAAGGGTATCAGGCCACTGTCGGCGAGCCAATCATCCAGCCCCGTCGTCCAAACAGCCGTTTGGATAAGGTGCGCCATATGTTCAGTAAGATTCCTTGA
- a CDS encoding plasmid recombination protein translates to MARGDGIDRTNARNMRLTETKIGNTQQHNEREKDSYVNQDIVLERTPLNVHFKTPSAGYREMFAQMEADGVISTRGIKEDAFRYGELVFDVNSAYFYNHGGYDFAKQFYTEAYKAAIKIVGGEQYILSAVMHADERNRAMSEALGEDVYHYHLHVVYIPVVEKEIRWTKRCKDKSLVGKVKETIMQVSMSKKWASKPILDETTGEPLRTAKGKPVLRKSYSVLQDDFFEHMRSAGYDDVERGERGSSEEHLTVTQFKTEREQERLAQLQEVSALAQVEADKKNKEAASAEKKAAQARAKLDDVAPLLKGMEKLAADFSDDPERTLPEAGPLESAKSYREKKAKPLWEKIVKVLRSVYRAYFDLKSKFERLQSAYDREVSKNGSLSARIYEVCAERDGLKGQVRDYERVRRAIGPEQADRILEAAYQQEQVEKEQKWGARSKIRVGAR, encoded by the coding sequence ATGGCGAGAGGCGACGGTATTGACCGTACCAACGCAAGAAATATGAGGCTGACCGAAACCAAGATCGGTAACACCCAGCAGCACAACGAGCGTGAGAAGGATTCCTATGTCAATCAGGACATTGTACTGGAGCGGACGCCGCTCAATGTCCATTTCAAAACCCCGTCTGCCGGGTATCGGGAGATGTTTGCTCAAATGGAGGCCGACGGCGTGATCTCCACCCGTGGCATCAAGGAGGATGCCTTTCGATACGGTGAGTTGGTCTTTGATGTAAACTCCGCTTACTTCTACAATCACGGCGGGTATGACTTCGCAAAACAATTTTACACCGAAGCCTATAAAGCCGCAATCAAAATCGTGGGCGGAGAGCAGTATATTTTGTCGGCGGTCATGCACGCTGACGAGCGCAACCGGGCCATGTCCGAGGCGCTGGGGGAGGACGTGTACCACTACCACCTCCATGTGGTTTATATCCCGGTAGTGGAGAAGGAGATACGCTGGACAAAGCGGTGCAAGGACAAGTCCCTGGTGGGCAAGGTCAAGGAAACGATCATGCAGGTGAGCATGAGCAAGAAGTGGGCGTCCAAGCCCATTCTGGACGAAACCACCGGGGAGCCGTTACGCACAGCTAAGGGCAAACCCGTTCTACGAAAGTCGTACAGTGTCCTGCAAGATGATTTCTTTGAGCATATGCGCTCCGCTGGCTATGACGATGTAGAGCGTGGGGAACGTGGTAGTTCCGAAGAACATTTGACTGTTACGCAGTTCAAGACGGAGCGTGAGCAGGAACGGCTTGCACAGCTTCAAGAGGTGTCGGCGCTGGCCCAGGTTGAGGCCGACAAAAAGAATAAGGAGGCAGCATCAGCTGAGAAGAAAGCGGCCCAGGCCAGGGCTAAGCTGGACGATGTAGCGCCCTTGCTCAAGGGCATGGAGAAACTGGCGGCGGACTTCTCCGACGACCCGGAGCGGACGCTGCCGGAGGCGGGGCCGCTGGAATCGGCCAAGTCCTACCGGGAGAAAAAGGCCAAGCCCCTTTGGGAGAAGATCGTCAAGGTGCTGCGCTCCGTCTACCGGGCCTACTTCGACCTCAAGAGCAAGTTTGAGCGGTTGCAGAGCGCCTATGATCGTGAGGTCAGTAAGAACGGCTCCCTGTCAGCCAGGATTTATGAGGTTTGTGCCGAGAGGGACGGCTTGAAAGGGCAAGTCAGGGACTATGAGCGGGTCAGACGGGCCATTGGCCCGGAACAGGCGGACAGGATACTGGAGGCAGCTTACCAGCAGGAACAGGTCGAAAAGGAGCAGAAATGGGGTGCAAGGTCAAAAATAAGGGTAGGCGCACGATAA
- a CDS encoding AAA family ATPase, giving the protein MDSRETKRTVPVPSVGADGEQPNSQTTTQSIAEETAENNPQEKDLEEMLRDMRRMNDPAYLHTVSMNDLYQNIYQSRPPVIDGLLYPGTYLFAGAPKVGKSFLMAQLAYHVSMGLPLWGYPVHKGTVLYLALEDDHRRLQGRLYRMFGTEGTDNLLFAVYAKQLGVGLEEQLKKFVREHPNTKLIIIDTLQKIREAGGDKYSYANDYEVVGKLKRLADDCGVCLLLVHHTRKQQADDKFDMISGTNGLLGAADGAFLLQKEKRTDGSAVLDVAGRDQQDQRFYLTRDKERLIWTLERTETEAWTEPPDPVLEAIAALVTAEKPTWGGTATELVAALQTDMKPNALAMRLNVRAGKLLIDYHIRYENSRSHAGRSISLTLEPSQA; this is encoded by the coding sequence ATGGATTCCAGAGAAACGAAAAGGACTGTCCCGGTTCCGTCTGTTGGCGCAGACGGGGAACAGCCCAATTCTCAAACAACTACCCAAAGTATAGCAGAGGAAACGGCTGAAAACAACCCCCAAGAGAAAGATTTAGAGGAAATGCTCCGGGATATGCGGCGCATGAACGACCCAGCCTACCTCCACACAGTTTCCATGAACGACCTTTACCAGAACATCTACCAGAGCAGACCGCCCGTAATAGACGGTCTGCTCTACCCTGGGACGTACCTCTTTGCGGGAGCGCCCAAGGTGGGCAAGTCGTTCCTGATGGCCCAGCTTGCCTACCATGTCAGCATGGGCCTCCCCCTGTGGGGCTACCCTGTCCACAAGGGGACTGTCCTCTATCTGGCGTTGGAGGACGACCACCGCCGCTTGCAGGGGCGGCTATACCGAATGTTCGGCACAGAGGGCACCGACAATCTGCTCTTTGCGGTCTACGCCAAACAGCTTGGCGTTGGCCTGGAGGAACAGCTAAAGAAGTTCGTCCGGGAACACCCGAACACCAAGCTGATTATCATTGACACCCTCCAGAAAATCCGGGAGGCTGGTGGGGATAAGTACAGCTACGCCAACGATTACGAGGTGGTGGGTAAGCTGAAACGCCTTGCCGATGATTGCGGCGTCTGCCTCCTGCTGGTACACCACACTCGAAAGCAACAGGCAGATGACAAATTCGATATGATCTCCGGCACCAACGGTCTGCTGGGAGCGGCGGACGGGGCCTTTCTTCTTCAAAAGGAGAAGCGGACAGACGGCAGCGCCGTTCTGGACGTGGCCGGGCGTGACCAGCAAGACCAGCGATTCTATCTTACCAGGGACAAGGAACGGCTGATATGGACGCTGGAGCGTACGGAAACGGAGGCATGGACAGAGCCGCCCGACCCGGTGCTGGAGGCCATAGCCGCCCTTGTGACGGCGGAGAAGCCGACCTGGGGTGGTACGGCCACCGAGCTGGTAGCGGCGCTCCAGACCGACATGAAGCCCAACGCCCTGGCGATGCGGCTAAACGTCCGGGCCGGGAAGCTGCTGATAGACTACCACATCCGCTATGAGAACAGCAGGAGCCACGCCGGGAGAAGTATCAGCCTGACGCTGGAACCGTCCCAGGCGTGA